From Montipora foliosa isolate CH-2021 chromosome 6, ASM3666993v2, whole genome shotgun sequence, a single genomic window includes:
- the LOC138007800 gene encoding uncharacterized protein has product MLKGYFRAQGVNICSKRIGSCLASVAPVYHQQRLTRTERETNPLPYYAQYFGHKIHMDQNEKLAMYGVTHVCATEGYSGRVVSHAIMPVKNNLLIYKHVFRPAVLLHGVWDQVRVDMGAEFYLTLFVQDILSQHRRNTSRAPYVQTNSKQNHTAERIWVEMNAQVNYPVKKILNALVNEENIDMDDEATKFCVSWVTSRVCHVGSRQVIDAWNSHSIPGKGVPDELMTGNKQSVPITESYLPTAVQALQMYEQRGGSLTQWSKFGNDPLEGNMDLISQRLHQFHQQFPSFKTIFHNVVNNNQTPFRNAITAFCDITYQFAP; this is encoded by the exons TAATATTTGCAGCAAGCGCATTGGTTCCTGTCTGGCATCTGTTGCCCCAGTCTACCATCAGCAAAGGTTAACAAGGACGGAACGAGAAACAAACCCTTTGCCATACTATGCACAATACTTTGGTCACAAAATCCACATGgaccaaaatgaaaaacttgCAATGTATGGAGTGACTCATGTCTGTGCTACTGAGGGGTATAGTGGAAGAGTTGTAAGCCATGCCATTATGCCAGTGAAGAATAACCTATTAATCTATAAACATGTTTTTAG ACCTGCAGTATTGCTTCATGGTGTCTGGGATCAGGTACGAGTAGACATGGGTGCTGAGTTTTATTTGACCTTATTTGTTCAAGACATTCTATCTCAGCACAGACGAAACACGTCTCGAGCACCATATGTACAGACCAACTCAAAACAG aaCCACACAGCAGAAAGAATTTGGGTTGAAATGAATGCACAAGTCAATTACCCAGTGAAAAAGATTTTGAATGCATTGGTGAATGAGGAAAATATTGATATGGATGACGAGGCCACTAAGTTCTGTGTGTCCTGGGTTACTTCAAGAGTATGTCATGTTGGAAGTCGGCAAGTTATTGATGCATGGAACAGCCATTCAATTCCAG GAAAGGGAGTTCCTGATGAGCTCATGACAGGCAATAAGCAATCTGTGCCAATAACAGAAAGTTATCTTCCAACTGCTGTGCAAGCATTGCAGATGTATGAACAGAGAGGAGGAAGTTTAACACAATGGTCAAAATTTGGAAATGACCCTCTGGAAGGAAACATGGATCTCATATCCCAACGTCTCCATCAGTTCCATCAGCAGTTCCCATcctttaaaactatttttcacAATGTTGTGAATAATAATCAAACTCCCTTCCGCAATGCAATAACAGCTTTCTGTGACATCACATATCAATTTGCTCCGTAA